Proteins found in one Erythrobacter sp. 3-20A1M genomic segment:
- a CDS encoding FtsW/RodA/SpoVE family cell cycle protein, with product MSSRPYVPGSPARTGAPVRRATGRWSEVKIWWREIDRVLLALVLCLMAMGSIAVAAASPASARRLSSGEVTLPDLYFFWAHLRWQILGLCAMIGASFLDREHARRLGIVLAVAMLGALVFVPVLGYEVNGAKRWINLGFSFQPSEFLKPGFAILLAWVLSWRLRDPNLPVLSVATGLMVLVGGLLMLQPNLGDAILFGGVWLVLLTLSGMPLIRVGAFIGGGMGALGLAYLFYDNARHRIDSFFGGGVAFDQVDLAQRTLLAGGWSGTGFWLGLRKMQLPEAHTDYIFSVIGEEFGLIVCAIVVALYLAIVTRVLVRLVEEENLFALLASAGLVTQLGGQAFINILVNLRLFPSKGMTLPLVSYGGSSTIAVCLAVGLLLALTRRNPFITRETQGLRALFATRETSQ from the coding sequence ATGAGTTCGCGGCCCTATGTTCCTGGCAGCCCCGCGCGCACCGGTGCACCGGTGCGGCGCGCGACCGGGCGCTGGTCCGAAGTGAAGATCTGGTGGCGCGAGATCGACCGCGTCCTGCTGGCGCTGGTCCTGTGCCTGATGGCGATGGGCAGCATCGCGGTCGCGGCGGCCTCCCCTGCATCGGCGCGGCGTCTCTCCAGTGGCGAAGTCACCTTGCCCGACCTCTATTTCTTCTGGGCGCACTTGCGCTGGCAGATACTGGGCCTGTGCGCGATGATCGGCGCTTCGTTTCTCGACCGCGAGCATGCCCGCCGGCTCGGCATCGTGCTGGCCGTGGCGATGCTGGGCGCGCTCGTCTTTGTTCCTGTGCTGGGTTACGAGGTCAACGGGGCGAAGCGCTGGATCAATCTGGGTTTCAGCTTCCAGCCGTCGGAATTCCTGAAGCCGGGCTTCGCGATCCTGCTCGCCTGGGTCCTGTCATGGCGGCTGCGCGATCCCAACCTCCCCGTGCTCAGCGTGGCGACCGGGCTGATGGTGCTGGTCGGCGGCCTGCTGATGCTGCAACCCAATTTGGGCGATGCCATCCTGTTCGGCGGGGTGTGGCTGGTGCTACTGACGCTTTCCGGCATGCCGCTGATCCGGGTCGGCGCGTTTATCGGCGGCGGGATGGGCGCGCTCGGCCTGGCCTATCTGTTCTACGACAACGCCCGTCACCGGATCGATTCCTTCTTCGGCGGGGGCGTTGCATTCGACCAGGTGGACCTGGCGCAGCGGACCCTGCTGGCGGGCGGCTGGTCGGGCACGGGGTTCTGGCTGGGGCTGCGCAAGATGCAGCTGCCCGAAGCGCATACCGATTATATCTTCTCGGTCATCGGGGAGGAATTCGGGCTGATCGTATGCGCCATCGTGGTGGCGCTCTATCTCGCCATCGTCACCCGGGTGCTGGTGCGGCTGGTGGAGGAGGAAAACCTCTTCGCGCTGCTCGCTTCGGCCGGGCTGGTGACACAGCTTGGCGGACAGGCCTTCATCAACATCCTCGTCAATTTGCGGCTCTTCCCGTCGAAGGGTATGACGCTGCCGCTGGTGAGCTATGGCGGTTCGTCGACCATCGCGGTATGTCTGGCGGTCGGGCTGCTGCTCGCGCTCACGCGGCGAAACCCCTTCATCACGCGGGAGACGCAGGGGCTCCGGGCCCTGTTCGCGACACGGGAGACATCGCAATGA
- the murD gene encoding UDP-N-acetylmuramoyl-L-alanine--D-glutamate ligase — protein sequence MITNPTWSGKRFAVLGLARSGMATAEALLASGAEVLAWDRQDEPREKLAGRARIGDPLAEDLTGFDGVVVSPGVPLNTHPIGPRAHSFGVPVIGDIELFAQARPTLPPHKVVGITGTNGKSTTTALVHHILQTAGVPTRMGGNIGIPVLEGDPLPEGGVYVLELSSYQIDLTHTLDCDVAVLLNVTPDHLDRYESFEAYAASKARLFKMQTPTGLAVVEQAAESDLDVLDGAPDNLPIQFIDMVGLPANQSQWPSLQGPHNLQNAQAAVAVCRGLGIRDDQIVHGLRTFRGLPHRMEVVREHAGVIYLNDSKATNTASAAPALAAWPPDPDPRVHWIVGGLAKEDGLGECEQHLGNIAAAYTIGDSGPRFAELLEGRVPVNRCELLCEAVRRAVLNAKRGDVVLLSPACASFDQFRDYEQRGDHFRQLVDAILNDGGSGDHAA from the coding sequence ATGATCACGAACCCCACCTGGTCCGGCAAGCGCTTCGCCGTCCTCGGTCTCGCCCGATCGGGCATGGCCACGGCTGAGGCGCTGCTCGCGAGCGGGGCGGAGGTGCTCGCGTGGGACCGGCAGGACGAGCCGCGCGAGAAGCTGGCCGGGCGCGCCCGCATCGGCGACCCGCTGGCGGAGGACCTGACCGGGTTCGACGGTGTCGTCGTGTCGCCCGGCGTGCCGCTCAACACCCACCCGATCGGCCCGCGCGCGCATAGCTTCGGCGTGCCGGTTATCGGCGATATCGAGCTGTTCGCGCAGGCGCGCCCCACGCTGCCGCCGCACAAGGTGGTCGGCATCACCGGCACCAATGGCAAGAGCACGACCACCGCGCTGGTGCATCACATCCTCCAGACCGCGGGTGTGCCGACGCGGATGGGCGGCAATATCGGCATTCCAGTGCTGGAAGGCGATCCGCTACCCGAGGGCGGGGTCTATGTCCTCGAACTGTCGAGCTACCAGATCGACCTGACGCACACGCTCGATTGCGATGTAGCGGTGTTGTTGAACGTGACGCCCGATCATCTGGATCGGTACGAGAGTTTCGAAGCCTATGCGGCGAGCAAGGCGCGGCTCTTTAAGATGCAGACGCCGACAGGGCTTGCTGTGGTTGAGCAAGCCGCGGAGTCGGACCTGGACGTTCTTGATGGTGCGCCCGATAATCTTCCGATCCAATTTATCGACATGGTCGGACTCCCGGCCAATCAGAGTCAGTGGCCAAGTCTCCAAGGCCCGCATAACCTGCAGAATGCACAAGCCGCAGTCGCCGTGTGCCGCGGATTGGGCATTCGGGATGACCAAATCGTCCATGGTCTGCGCACCTTCCGCGGCCTGCCGCACCGAATGGAAGTAGTCCGCGAGCATGCGGGCGTGATCTATCTCAACGACAGCAAGGCGACCAACACCGCCTCCGCCGCTCCTGCGCTCGCCGCCTGGCCCCCGGACCCGGACCCCCGCGTACACTGGATCGTCGGCGGGCTGGCGAAGGAAGACGGGCTGGGCGAGTGCGAGCAGCATCTCGGAAACATCGCCGCCGCCTACACCATCGGCGATTCGGGGCCGCGGTTTGCGGAGTTGCTGGAAGGCCGCGTACCCGTGAACCGCTGCGAATTGCTGTGCGAGGCGGTGCGCCGCGCGGTTCTGAACGCGAAGCGGGGCGACGTCGTGCTGCTCTCGCCCGCCTGCGCCAGCTTCGACCAGTTTCGTGATTACGAGCAGCGCGGCGATCATTTCCGCCAGCTGGTCGACGCCATTCTGAATGATGGCGGCAGCGGGGACCACGCGGCATGA
- the mraY gene encoding phospho-N-acetylmuramoyl-pentapeptide-transferase — protein sequence MLYLLADWLDYAGPLNLVRYQTFRAGATLMTALVIGLIVGPRLIDLLRVRQGKGQPIREDGPQTHLAKRGTPTMGGLMILLSLILSLLIWMDLSSPFVWACVAVTVGFGAIGFMDDLDKVTKNSHRGVSGKVRLLLEFIVAGIASYIVVSQISTWLYVPFISNQAIPLGPFYYVFAAVVIVGAGNAVNLTDGLDGLAIMPVIIASGTFAIICYLAGRADFSSYLGIPHVPGAGELAIFCAAIMGGGLAFLWFNAPPAAVFMGDTGSLALGGALGAIAVASHHEIVLAIVGGLFVFEALSVIIQVFWFKRTGKRVFRMAPVHHHFEQLGWSESKVVIRFWIIAIVLALIGLATLKLR from the coding sequence ATGCTCTATCTGCTCGCCGATTGGCTGGATTACGCAGGACCGCTGAACCTCGTTCGCTACCAGACCTTCCGCGCAGGCGCGACGCTGATGACCGCGCTCGTCATCGGCCTGATCGTCGGCCCGCGTCTGATCGACCTGCTGCGCGTGCGGCAGGGGAAGGGGCAGCCGATCCGCGAGGACGGGCCGCAGACGCATCTGGCGAAGCGCGGCACGCCCACCATGGGCGGGCTGATGATCCTGCTGTCGTTGATCCTCAGCCTGCTGATCTGGATGGACCTGTCCAGCCCGTTCGTCTGGGCCTGCGTCGCCGTGACCGTGGGTTTCGGCGCGATCGGCTTCATGGACGATCTCGACAAGGTGACGAAGAACAGCCACCGCGGCGTTTCGGGCAAGGTTCGCCTGTTGCTGGAATTCATCGTGGCGGGGATCGCGAGCTACATCGTGGTCAGCCAGATCAGCACCTGGCTCTACGTCCCCTTCATATCGAACCAGGCGATTCCGCTGGGGCCGTTCTACTACGTCTTCGCAGCGGTGGTGATCGTGGGGGCGGGCAATGCGGTGAACCTGACCGACGGGCTGGACGGCCTGGCGATCATGCCGGTCATCATCGCGTCGGGCACCTTCGCCATCATCTGCTACCTCGCGGGCCGTGCCGACTTTTCGAGCTATCTCGGCATTCCGCATGTGCCGGGTGCGGGCGAGCTGGCGATCTTCTGCGCCGCGATCATGGGCGGGGGGCTCGCCTTCCTGTGGTTCAACGCGCCCCCGGCGGCGGTGTTCATGGGCGATACCGGCAGTCTCGCGCTGGGCGGCGCGCTGGGCGCGATCGCGGTGGCAAGCCACCACGAGATCGTGCTCGCCATCGTCGGTGGCCTGTTCGTGTTCGAGGCGCTGTCGGTCATCATTCAGGTGTTCTGGTTCAAGCGGACGGGCAAGCGCGTGTTCCGCATGGCCCCCGTCCACCACCATTTCGAACAACTCGGCTGGAGCGAGAGCAAGGTCGTGATCCGGTTCTGGATCATCGCCATCGTGCTCGCGCTGATCGGGCTGGCGACGCTCAAGCTGCGATGA
- the murF gene encoding UDP-N-acetylmuramoyl-tripeptide--D-alanyl-D-alanine ligase, whose translation MSALRQPHPALRQWPRVARDRLGLALWTSEEIAAATGGTASTAFQCAGVEMDSRDVRSGDLFVALKGDAMDGHRFVEKAFASGAAAALVDRPVDGPHVLVEDTTAALHALAAAARMRSDAKRIGVTGSVGKTGVKEAIFAALDRSSRGQAHRSVRSYNNHVGVPLSVARMPARARYGVFEMGMNHAGEIAGLTRQVCPHVAVVTTIAPAHIENLGSEEAIADAKAEIFAGLEPGGVAVIPFDNPHFERLRDHPTKIGARVMAFGRGAGADVRLLDAIPAANGGSLITAQVGDTRLCCSVAEPGEHWVSNALAVLAAVKAAGGDLAAAGLALAEMGGLKGRGARHQIGVPGGKALLIDESYNANPASMRATLAQLGQTPAGRRIAVLGSMKELGDFSDGFHAQLAEPLRATQVDFAVLVGEEMLPLARELGKPTATPLPPAHGFAHCEGPAEAIAALQEYGLVPGDAILVKGSNSVGLGRLVDHFTRRN comes from the coding sequence ATGAGCGCGTTGCGCCAGCCGCATCCCGCGCTGCGCCAGTGGCCGCGCGTCGCACGCGACCGGCTCGGCCTGGCGCTGTGGACGTCGGAAGAGATCGCCGCCGCGACCGGGGGTACGGCCAGCACCGCGTTCCAGTGCGCGGGGGTTGAGATGGACAGCCGCGATGTGCGTTCGGGCGACCTGTTCGTCGCGCTGAAAGGCGATGCGATGGACGGCCACCGTTTCGTCGAGAAAGCCTTTGCGTCCGGAGCTGCCGCCGCGCTGGTCGATCGCCCGGTCGATGGACCGCATGTGCTGGTGGAGGATACCACCGCCGCGCTCCACGCCCTTGCCGCCGCCGCGCGGATGCGCTCCGATGCGAAGCGGATCGGCGTCACCGGGTCGGTCGGCAAGACCGGCGTGAAGGAGGCGATCTTCGCCGCGCTGGACCGTTCCAGCCGCGGGCAGGCGCATCGTTCGGTGCGCAGCTACAACAATCATGTCGGTGTGCCGCTCAGTGTGGCGCGCATGCCTGCCCGCGCGCGTTACGGCGTGTTCGAAATGGGCATGAACCACGCGGGCGAGATCGCCGGGCTGACCCGGCAGGTCTGCCCGCATGTCGCGGTGGTCACCACCATCGCGCCTGCCCATATCGAGAACCTCGGCAGCGAGGAGGCGATCGCCGATGCCAAGGCGGAGATCTTCGCCGGGCTCGAACCGGGCGGGGTCGCGGTCATCCCGTTCGACAACCCGCATTTCGAGCGGCTGCGCGATCACCCGACCAAGATCGGCGCGCGGGTCATGGCCTTCGGGCGCGGGGCGGGGGCGGACGTGCGCCTGCTCGATGCGATCCCGGCCGCGAATGGCGGCTCGCTGATTACCGCGCAGGTGGGCGATACGCGGCTGTGCTGTTCGGTCGCGGAGCCGGGCGAGCATTGGGTCTCGAACGCACTCGCCGTCCTGGCGGCGGTGAAGGCAGCGGGCGGCGACCTGGCCGCCGCCGGTCTCGCGCTGGCGGAGATGGGCGGGCTGAAGGGGCGCGGCGCGCGACACCAGATCGGCGTGCCGGGCGGCAAGGCGCTGCTGATCGACGAAAGCTACAACGCCAACCCCGCCTCCATGCGCGCAACGTTGGCGCAACTCGGCCAGACGCCAGCCGGTCGCCGCATCGCGGTGCTCGGCAGCATGAAGGAGCTGGGCGACTTTTCGGATGGTTTCCATGCGCAGCTGGCGGAGCCGCTGCGCGCGACGCAGGTCGACTTCGCGGTGCTGGTGGGCGAGGAAATGCTCCCCCTCGCGCGCGAACTGGGGAAACCGACCGCCACCCCCCTTCCGCCGGCGCACGGCTTCGCCCATTGCGAAGGTCCGGCCGAGGCGATAGCCGCGCTGCAGGAATACGGCCTCGTCCCGGGGGACGCGATCCTGGTCAAGGGGTCGAACTCGGTCGGGCTCGGCAGGCTGGTGGACCACTTCACCCGCCGCAACTGA
- a CDS encoding UDP-N-acetylmuramoyl-L-alanyl-D-glutamate--2,6-diaminopimelate ligase: MKLADLAYQAGFDLADDPVGGKNVTGFAIDHRKVAPGTVFGAFRGAKVNGEDFIPSAIESGAIAVVARPEARVEGAFHFADANPRRAFALLAAQFFKPVPDTIVAVTGTNGKTSTVEMTRQLWRMAGERAASIGTLGVTTPDESVSTGLTTPDIVTFLSNVSGLAREGVTHIAYEASSHGLSQYRNEGLPVAAAAFTNLSRDHLDYHVDMDDYFAAKMRLFDEVVVDGGSAVIWTDGGDWCARAIDHAQRRGLKPFTVGTDGSDIRLVDRSPTQLGQDLTLETGGETRKLRLPLIGAYQVSNALVAAGLAIATGTDPARVWDGVARLQPVRGRLERAVITRDGAPVYIDYAHTPEALEAAIEALRPHVNGRLITVFGAGGDRDTGKRAPMGEVAARASDIAIVTDDNPRGEDPGAIRAAVLAGAGDGNIREIGSRRDAIATAIGMAGADDIVLIAGKGHEQGQIVGSGDDMKILPFDDVTVARECASGSGDEA; encoded by the coding sequence ATGAAACTCGCCGATCTCGCCTACCAGGCCGGTTTCGACCTCGCCGACGATCCCGTCGGGGGCAAGAACGTCACCGGCTTCGCGATCGACCATCGCAAGGTCGCCCCCGGTACCGTATTCGGTGCCTTTCGCGGCGCGAAGGTGAATGGCGAGGACTTCATCCCTTCCGCCATCGAAAGCGGCGCGATCGCAGTGGTCGCCCGGCCGGAGGCGCGGGTCGAGGGCGCATTCCACTTCGCCGACGCCAATCCGCGCCGCGCCTTCGCGCTGCTGGCCGCGCAGTTCTTCAAGCCGGTGCCCGATACCATCGTCGCGGTGACGGGCACCAACGGCAAGACCTCCACCGTAGAGATGACGCGCCAGCTGTGGCGCATGGCGGGCGAGCGCGCGGCGAGCATCGGCACGCTGGGCGTCACCACGCCGGACGAGAGCGTTTCGACCGGGCTGACCACGCCCGATATCGTGACCTTCCTGTCCAATGTCAGCGGGCTGGCGCGCGAGGGGGTGACGCACATCGCCTACGAAGCGTCCAGCCACGGTCTGTCGCAATACCGCAACGAGGGGCTGCCCGTCGCGGCGGCCGCCTTCACCAATCTCAGCCGCGACCATCTCGACTACCACGTCGACATGGACGATTATTTCGCGGCCAAGATGCGCCTGTTCGACGAGGTGGTGGTCGATGGCGGCAGCGCGGTGATCTGGACCGATGGCGGCGACTGGTGCGCACGCGCGATCGATCATGCGCAGCGGCGGGGTCTCAAGCCGTTTACCGTGGGCACGGACGGCAGCGACATCCGCCTGGTCGATCGATCGCCGACCCAGCTCGGGCAGGACCTGACGCTCGAAACCGGAGGCGAAACGCGTAAGCTGCGCCTGCCGCTGATCGGCGCATACCAGGTATCGAACGCGCTGGTCGCGGCGGGGCTCGCCATCGCGACGGGTACGGACCCGGCCCGCGTGTGGGACGGGGTCGCGCGGCTTCAACCGGTGCGCGGGCGGCTCGAACGCGCGGTCATCACGCGCGACGGGGCGCCGGTCTATATCGATTACGCCCATACGCCCGAAGCGCTGGAGGCCGCGATCGAGGCGCTGCGCCCGCATGTGAACGGCAGGCTGATCACCGTCTTCGGCGCAGGCGGCGACCGCGATACCGGCAAGCGCGCCCCGATGGGCGAAGTCGCCGCGCGCGCTTCCGACATCGCCATCGTTACCGACGACAATCCGCGCGGGGAGGACCCGGGCGCGATCCGGGCCGCGGTGCTGGCCGGAGCGGGTGATGGCAATATTCGCGAGATCGGCAGCCGACGCGATGCCATCGCGACCGCGATCGGTATGGCCGGCGCGGACGACATCGTCCTGATCGCGGGCAAGGGACACGAACAGGGCCAGATCGTGGGCTCGGGAGACGATATGAAAATATTGCCGTTCGACGATGTGACGGTGGCGCGCGAATGCGCCTCCGGATCGGGAGACGAGGCATGA
- a CDS encoding penicillin-binding protein 2, whose amino-acid sequence MNAFAIDPPITYGRSRIVADRRIAVLTAKMRVLMVAGGFAVLALLALLRIVFFGMSGAGSGPMNLQQALLPPRGEIVDRNGMSLARNYPARALWFNPEALGEDGAPLVRSPQLVARELKAIFPDLDEAVVARRLASGKRGYLRRHVLPEEANRVFDIGELALELPEEADRYYPQGSMAAHVLGYVGADGKGKVGMEEVLQDRLSDPARRGAPVALSIDMRVQGALEDELSRGMRSVEAKGAAGIVLDVETGEVLALASLPEFDPNHLDQQGVDNMFNRVTNQVYELGSTFKPITVASAIDAGIVRDFGKRYDATPLRVGRFTIHDSHSMGNTLNIPETLIHSSNTVTARLADQIGSTRLRQTMIDLGMNERPYIELPAKGFPIWPGKDWPRLRTMTVGFGHGIAVTPLHLASAYAAMVNGGIWRPATLYKVAPGHAPRGRRVFKESTSSRMRQLLRMITSYGTGRSADAPGYRVGGKTGSAEKPGAHGYQKKLLISTFAAAFPMDHPRYVVISMLDEPKGTLASSYQRTAAWNAAPIVGRLVPRIGPLLGVRPDETRDVDISDLRPMVPEAGVAAE is encoded by the coding sequence GTGAACGCCTTCGCCATCGATCCCCCCATCACCTATGGCCGGTCGCGCATCGTCGCCGATCGACGGATCGCCGTGCTGACCGCGAAGATGCGCGTGCTGATGGTTGCGGGCGGGTTCGCCGTTCTGGCGCTGCTCGCGCTGTTGCGGATCGTGTTCTTCGGGATGAGCGGCGCAGGCAGCGGTCCGATGAACCTGCAACAGGCGTTGCTGCCGCCGCGCGGGGAAATCGTCGACCGCAACGGCATGTCGCTGGCGCGCAACTATCCCGCGCGCGCGCTGTGGTTCAATCCCGAGGCGCTGGGCGAGGATGGCGCGCCGCTGGTGCGCTCGCCCCAGCTCGTCGCGCGCGAGCTGAAGGCGATCTTCCCCGATCTGGACGAAGCGGTGGTCGCGCGGCGGCTCGCCTCTGGCAAGCGGGGCTATCTGCGCCGGCACGTTCTGCCCGAGGAAGCGAACCGGGTGTTCGACATCGGCGAACTGGCGCTGGAATTGCCGGAGGAGGCCGACCGCTACTATCCGCAAGGCTCCATGGCCGCGCACGTCCTCGGCTATGTCGGTGCCGACGGCAAGGGCAAGGTCGGCATGGAAGAGGTGCTGCAGGATCGCCTGTCCGACCCCGCGCGTCGAGGGGCGCCGGTGGCGCTGTCGATCGACATGCGCGTGCAGGGCGCGCTGGAGGACGAGCTGAGCCGCGGCATGCGCTCGGTCGAGGCGAAGGGCGCGGCGGGCATCGTGCTCGACGTGGAAACGGGCGAGGTGCTGGCGCTGGCCTCCCTCCCCGAATTCGATCCCAACCATCTCGACCAGCAGGGCGTCGACAACATGTTCAACCGGGTGACGAACCAGGTTTACGAGCTGGGATCGACGTTCAAGCCGATCACCGTAGCCTCCGCCATCGATGCGGGTATCGTGCGCGATTTCGGCAAACGTTACGATGCGACGCCGCTGCGTGTCGGGCGCTTCACCATCCACGACAGCCACAGCATGGGCAATACGCTCAACATTCCCGAAACGCTGATCCATTCGTCCAACACGGTAACCGCGCGACTGGCCGACCAGATCGGCAGCACCAGGCTGCGCCAGACCATGATCGATCTGGGCATGAACGAGCGGCCCTATATCGAATTGCCGGCAAAGGGCTTTCCGATCTGGCCGGGCAAGGACTGGCCGCGCCTGCGCACGATGACGGTCGGCTTCGGCCACGGCATCGCGGTCACGCCGCTCCACCTCGCGAGCGCCTACGCCGCGATGGTCAATGGCGGGATCTGGCGTCCGGCCACCCTGTACAAGGTCGCGCCCGGACATGCCCCGCGCGGACGGCGGGTGTTCAAGGAATCGACCAGCTCGCGCATGCGCCAGTTGCTGCGCATGATCACCTCGTACGGCACCGGTCGCAGCGCCGACGCGCCGGGCTATCGCGTCGGGGGCAAGACCGGCTCGGCGGAGAAGCCGGGCGCGCACGGTTATCAGAAGAAGCTGCTGATCTCGACCTTCGCGGCGGCCTTCCCGATGGATCATCCGCGCTATGTGGTGATCTCCATGCTGGACGAGCCGAAGGGCACGCTGGCGAGCTCCTACCAGCGCACCGCCGCCTGGAACGCGGCCCCTATCGTCGGGCGGCTGGTGCCGCGTATCGGCCCCTTGCTGGGCGTGCGGCCCGACGAGACTCGCGACGTCGATATCTCCGACCTGCGCCCGATGGTGCCGGAAGCGGGAGTGGCGGCCGAATGA
- the rsmH gene encoding 16S rRNA (cytosine(1402)-N(4))-methyltransferase RsmH: MSASPHIPVLLEEVIEALDPQPGDVIVDATFGAGGYTRAVLERGAQVHAFDRDPDAIAAAAPMEAEFGERLVLHPARFSAMVRTLAEAGIASVDGIMFDIGVSSMQLDQGERGFAFSADGPLDMRMSQEGESAADFLNAADEGAIADVLYTYGEERQSRRVARAIVAARPLSTTGELAHVVRKALGYRPGAPKDPATRTFQAVRIHVNAELDELRHGLAAAETLLRPGGRLAVVSFHSLEDRIVKRFLKDASEATGGGSRHLPLQEQPPAVFSQVSRAVRPGEAEVARNPRARSATLRSAVRTDIPARKEAA, translated from the coding sequence GTGAGCGCGTCCCCGCATATTCCCGTGCTGCTGGAAGAGGTGATCGAAGCGCTTGATCCGCAACCGGGCGACGTCATCGTCGACGCGACCTTCGGCGCCGGCGGCTATACGCGCGCCGTGCTCGAACGCGGGGCGCAAGTCCATGCGTTCGACCGCGATCCCGATGCGATCGCCGCGGCTGCGCCGATGGAGGCGGAGTTCGGTGAGCGGCTGGTCCTCCACCCCGCACGCTTTTCCGCCATGGTGCGCACCCTTGCCGAGGCCGGGATCGCCAGCGTCGACGGGATCATGTTCGACATCGGCGTTTCCTCCATGCAGCTCGACCAGGGGGAGCGGGGCTTCGCCTTCTCCGCCGACGGCCCGCTCGACATGCGGATGAGCCAGGAGGGCGAAAGCGCCGCCGATTTCCTCAACGCCGCGGACGAGGGCGCGATCGCCGACGTGCTCTACACCTATGGCGAGGAACGCCAGTCGCGCCGGGTAGCGCGCGCCATCGTCGCCGCGCGCCCGCTTTCGACCACCGGCGAACTCGCCCATGTCGTACGCAAGGCGCTGGGCTATCGCCCCGGCGCGCCGAAGGACCCGGCGACCCGCACCTTCCAAGCGGTCCGCATCCATGTGAACGCCGAGCTCGACGAATTGCGCCACGGCCTCGCCGCCGCCGAGACGCTGTTGCGGCCCGGCGGACGGCTCGCGGTGGTCAGCTTCCATTCGCTCGAAGACAGGATCGTGAAGCGCTTCCTCAAGGACGCTTCCGAAGCGACCGGCGGCGGCTCCCGACACCTCCCCCTCCAGGAGCAGCCGCCGGCCGTCTTTTCGCAAGTCTCGCGCGCCGTGCGGCCGGGCGAGGCAGAGGTGGCGCGCAACCCCCGCGCCCGCTCCGCCACGCTGCGAAGCGCGGTGCGCACCGACATTCCCGCACGCAAGGAGGCCGCATGA
- a CDS encoding division/cell wall cluster transcriptional repressor MraZ — protein sequence MAEGFRGFSGQAYSPAGDKGRFVLPPAFRNAVKLSSDGRTLCLTKHDRWNCLVGFGLSRMDEFEAQLDREEEMAFKFGRDFDREQRSLQLNGFATIPFDDSGRFVMPDYLRDLADIEDGLFFQGAGRFFTAWNPAEIARMGDEFAAAKAACAALVAEASAKGKGKGK from the coding sequence GTGGCCGAGGGGTTCAGAGGGTTTAGCGGACAGGCTTATTCGCCTGCAGGCGACAAGGGGCGCTTCGTGCTGCCCCCTGCCTTCCGCAACGCCGTCAAACTCTCCTCCGATGGCCGCACGCTGTGCCTGACCAAGCACGACCGCTGGAATTGCCTCGTCGGCTTCGGCCTTTCGCGCATGGACGAATTCGAGGCGCAGCTCGACCGCGAGGAAGAAATGGCGTTCAAGTTCGGGCGCGATTTCGACCGCGAGCAGCGTTCGCTCCAGTTGAACGGCTTCGCCACCATCCCCTTCGACGACAGCGGCCGCTTCGTGATGCCGGACTATCTGCGCGATCTCGCCGATATCGAGGACGGGCTGTTCTTCCAGGGCGCGGGCCGGTTCTTCACCGCGTGGAACCCGGCCGAGATCGCGCGCATGGGCGACGAATTCGCCGCCGCCAAGGCAGCCTGCGCCGCGCTGGTCGCCGAAGCTTCCGCCAAGGGCAAGGGGAAGGGCAAGTGA
- a CDS encoding Gldg family protein, with protein MPRPLPPHPSLRALFGPMLAVCLSACGPAEPAQLPQRDGPPATRPALGLMSTLPIYWPEGGALTALGGDSDASHWAREALERSYRLVPVDALDASALQGIDTLVLAQPRALSGPENVALDDWVRAGGHVLIFADPLLSGETAYPLGDPRRPQDVALLDPILARWGLRLLPPSHDTAVTQVQVADAIIPVASAGRFAKREPAGGASADCVLEAGDLMADCRIGTGRVVAVADATLLEAGFETPESPKALRELVGMARDGSGDNAGTAAP; from the coding sequence ATGCCGCGCCCTCTCCCACCGCACCCTAGCTTGCGCGCGCTGTTCGGCCCGATGCTGGCGGTCTGCCTGTCGGCCTGCGGGCCGGCGGAGCCCGCGCAACTGCCGCAGCGCGATGGCCCCCCTGCGACGCGTCCGGCGCTCGGCCTCATGTCCACGCTGCCGATCTACTGGCCGGAGGGCGGGGCACTGACCGCGCTCGGCGGAGACTCGGACGCATCGCACTGGGCGCGGGAAGCGCTCGAACGATCCTATCGCCTGGTGCCCGTCGATGCGCTGGACGCGTCGGCATTGCAGGGGATCGATACCCTCGTTCTGGCGCAGCCCCGCGCCCTGTCCGGCCCGGAGAACGTCGCACTGGACGACTGGGTGCGCGCGGGCGGACACGTTCTGATCTTCGCCGATCCCCTCCTGTCGGGGGAAACCGCCTATCCCCTGGGCGATCCGCGCCGGCCGCAGGATGTCGCGCTGCTCGATCCGATCCTGGCCCGGTGGGGCTTGCGGCTGCTCCCGCCAAGTCACGATACCGCCGTTACGCAAGTGCAGGTGGCCGATGCCATCATCCCCGTGGCGAGCGCGGGTCGCTTCGCCAAGCGGGAGCCGGCCGGGGGAGCCAGCGCGGATTGCGTGCTGGAGGCGGGCGATCTGATGGCCGATTGCCGCATCGGAACGGGGCGCGTCGTGGCGGTCGCCGATGCGACTCTGCTGGAGGCGGGATTCGAGACACCCGAGTCGCCAAAGGCGCTGCGGGAACTGGTAGGGATGGCACGGGACGGAAGCGGGGATAACGCGGGAACAGCTGCGCCGTGA